One Candidatus Binataceae bacterium DNA window includes the following coding sequences:
- a CDS encoding LLM class flavin-dependent oxidoreductase, producing the protein MEFGVCVDTHISKWDLIRYVEELGYDRAWIPDSQMIWSDCYAVMALAAQHTSRIKIGTGVAIPGTRIAPVTAHSIATINQIAPGRVFLGIGTGHTAMRVMGQHPMPIKEFREYLRVVRALLNGEAVDYTFNNQTREIQFLHRDRHFINLETPIPIYVAANGPKACESAGAFGDGWVTAGADDIQPKLALIEAGAKKAGRKLPQPFLTTTLTSACVLRPGEKLSDERVIQETGSWVTAILHFAYEIWSDLGKKDELIPPYFRNNWGRYLEHVASFSLPPEKRFRQIHDGHCTYMQSGEEVFVTPEAIRGVCLAGTPEEIVHQVKQMERNGLMGVSLLPPAEYQRKVFRDFAELVMPLMR; encoded by the coding sequence ATGGAATTTGGCGTCTGCGTCGATACCCACATCAGCAAATGGGACCTTATCCGTTACGTCGAGGAGTTAGGCTATGACCGCGCCTGGATTCCCGATTCGCAAATGATCTGGTCGGACTGCTATGCCGTGATGGCGCTGGCGGCGCAGCATACGAGCCGGATCAAGATCGGCACGGGCGTCGCGATTCCCGGCACCCGGATCGCGCCGGTGACGGCGCACTCGATTGCGACGATTAATCAGATCGCGCCGGGGCGGGTGTTTCTGGGCATCGGCACGGGGCATACCGCGATGCGCGTGATGGGGCAGCATCCGATGCCGATCAAGGAATTCCGCGAATATCTGCGCGTGGTCCGTGCGCTGCTCAACGGCGAGGCGGTCGATTATACATTCAATAATCAGACGCGGGAGATCCAGTTCCTGCATCGCGATCGGCATTTCATCAATCTGGAGACGCCGATTCCGATCTACGTTGCGGCCAACGGCCCCAAGGCGTGCGAATCGGCCGGCGCGTTTGGCGACGGCTGGGTCACCGCCGGCGCCGATGACATCCAGCCCAAGCTCGCGCTGATTGAAGCGGGGGCGAAGAAAGCCGGGCGCAAGCTGCCGCAACCTTTTCTGACGACTACGCTGACCTCGGCGTGCGTGCTGCGCCCGGGCGAAAAGCTCAGCGACGAACGGGTGATTCAGGAGACCGGATCGTGGGTGACCGCGATCCTGCATTTCGCCTACGAAATCTGGAGTGACCTCGGCAAGAAGGACGAGCTGATTCCGCCTTACTTCCGCAATAACTGGGGGCGCTATCTCGAACACGTCGCGAGCTTCAGCCTGCCGCCGGAGAAGCGCTTCCGCCAGATTCACGACGGTCATTGCACCTACATGCAGTCGGGCGAGGAGGTTTTCGTCACGCCGGAAGCGATTCGCGGAGTCTGCCTGGCCGGCACGCCGGAGGAGATTGTGCATCAGGTGAAGCAGATGGAGCGCAATGGCCTGATGGGTGTGAGCCTGTTGCCGCCCGCCGAATATCAGCGCAAAGTTTTTCGCGATTTCGCCGAGTTGGTGATGCCGCTGATGCGCTGA
- a CDS encoding NADH-quinone oxidoreductase subunit J: MALAIFYGLAALSILSAIITAFSRNIVYSAFALFGALAGVAGIYALLGADFLFIIQVFIYIGGILVVTIFAVMLTQGVADVNVSNRAVGVAPALAIMLVAGAVMFYALQQTKWIVGPAAPPLPTTYGIGNAFLSGYILPFEIASIVLLAALVGAIVISRQETRS, translated from the coding sequence GTGGCGCTCGCGATCTTCTACGGACTCGCCGCGCTGAGCATTTTATCCGCGATCATCACCGCGTTCTCGCGCAACATTGTCTATTCTGCTTTCGCCCTGTTCGGCGCCTTGGCCGGCGTCGCTGGTATCTACGCGTTGCTCGGCGCTGACTTTCTTTTCATCATTCAGGTGTTTATATACATCGGCGGAATACTCGTTGTAACCATTTTCGCCGTGATGCTCACGCAGGGGGTGGCCGACGTCAACGTTTCGAATCGCGCTGTCGGCGTCGCGCCTGCCCTGGCAATTATGCTGGTCGCCGGCGCCGTGATGTTCTACGCGCTGCAGCAAACGAAGTGGATCGTCGGGCCTGCTGCGCCCCCGCTCCCGACGACATATGGCATCGGCAACGCTTTCTTGAGTGGATATATCCTGCCGTTCGAAATCGCTTCAATCGTTCTGCTCGCCGCGCTCGTCGGCGCGATCGTGATCTCACGCCAGGAGACCCGCTCTTAG
- a CDS encoding NADH-quinone oxidoreductase subunit I, translating to MAVANSYFRNIKDAVVSIFDGMAVTASHLIRRPFTIQYPDRMPVRVQDTLPFRYRGILDVDLEICTGCLACDRACPINCIAMAIEKNAQTREIVISQFDIDMAKCMYCGLCSEPCPTGAIHHTTEFEGADYSLESLIRRFIVEPVVAYKPKKGPEPDEDVAKLLGRGMKYVDEWAQPGSDKAPAAAPKPAPATSPASNEKVP from the coding sequence ATGGCCGTGGCCAATAGCTATTTCAGAAATATCAAAGATGCTGTCGTCAGCATTTTCGACGGTATGGCCGTGACTGCTTCGCATCTCATCCGCCGTCCCTTCACGATTCAGTATCCCGATCGCATGCCGGTGCGCGTGCAGGATACGCTGCCCTTCCGCTACCGCGGCATCCTCGATGTCGATCTCGAAATCTGCACGGGCTGCCTTGCTTGTGATCGCGCCTGTCCGATCAATTGCATCGCGATGGCGATCGAGAAGAACGCGCAGACCCGCGAAATTGTCATCTCGCAGTTCGATATCGATATGGCGAAATGCATGTACTGCGGGTTGTGCAGTGAGCCGTGCCCCACCGGCGCCATTCATCACACTACCGAGTTTGAGGGCGCTGACTACTCGCTCGAAAGCCTGATTCGGCGCTTCATTGTCGAGCCCGTCGTCGCTTACAAGCCCAAGAAAGGCCCTGAACCTGATGAGGATGTTGCGAAGCTCCTCGGACGCGGAATGAAATACGTGGACGAATGGGCGCAGCCGGGCAGTGACAAAGCACCCGCCGCGGCGCCGAAGCCGGCCCCTGCGACCTCCCCGGCGTCAAACGAAAAGGTCCCATAG
- the nuoL gene encoding NADH-quinone oxidoreductase subunit L has translation MDHPLTVAFIRWIVLLPLTGAVFNFAVGSAIQKRLGHWPVSVVACGAVVAAFACAAGAFVRMLELAPAQRFMLDDLWRWFDVGGLNLDIAFWLDPLSLTMVLIITGVGGLIHIYSTGYMRDDPSYWRFFAWLNLFTFAMLVLVLADNLWLMFVGWEGVGLCSFALIGFWYTDPINTTAGNKAFIVNRIGDWAFVIALYALFGGLSGVGHPSLVVRDIAHYAPILAGRSGYFGMSLVTFVTLLLFLGATGKSAQIPLHVWLPDAMAGPTPVSALIHAATMVTAGIYMVTRLNFLFSMAPATMLTIATVGAATAFFAATVAVTQNDIKRVLAYSTVSQLGYMFAAAGVGAYGVAIFHLMTHAFFKACLFLGAGSVIHAMGGEQDMRQMGGLRHKLPITYWTFLAATLAIAGVPPFAGFMSKDGIIWSAFAGGHPIIWALLLIGAGLTAFYMFRQVYMTFFGEFRGTHEQQHHLHESPPSMVSVLVVLGGLSLVGGLVMLPHFVSNFAPLRDFLAPLFDSPQTRLLTTAQSHEDWEADFALLSLFVVGLGWLLADFTYRQKKIDPRILSNLAHGVVYRLSFNKYYIDQIYDRLIVQPYLVATHAMAWFDQHIIDGVVNLTAALVGLGAWLSGLFDNYIVDGLVNLAANATLASGNRLRRLQTGSINGYLYGILAGVMLILLARAIQRF, from the coding sequence ATGGACCATCCACTAACCGTCGCCTTTATTCGCTGGATCGTTTTGCTTCCGCTCACGGGCGCGGTTTTTAATTTCGCAGTGGGTAGCGCGATCCAAAAGAGGCTCGGCCATTGGCCGGTGAGCGTCGTTGCCTGCGGCGCCGTCGTCGCCGCCTTCGCCTGCGCTGCCGGGGCTTTTGTCAGGATGCTCGAACTCGCGCCGGCTCAGCGCTTCATGCTCGACGATCTTTGGCGCTGGTTCGACGTTGGCGGCCTCAATCTCGACATTGCCTTCTGGCTCGATCCGCTCTCGCTCACGATGGTTTTGATTATTACCGGCGTCGGCGGCCTGATTCATATTTACTCGACCGGCTACATGCGCGACGACCCGTCGTACTGGCGTTTCTTCGCTTGGCTGAACCTGTTTACGTTCGCGATGCTGGTGCTGGTCCTCGCCGACAATCTCTGGCTAATGTTCGTCGGATGGGAAGGCGTCGGCCTCTGCTCCTTCGCGCTGATTGGCTTTTGGTACACAGATCCAATCAATACGACGGCCGGCAACAAGGCGTTCATCGTCAATCGCATAGGTGACTGGGCTTTTGTAATTGCGCTCTACGCCTTATTCGGTGGCCTTTCCGGTGTGGGCCATCCCAGTTTGGTCGTTCGCGATATCGCACACTATGCGCCGATCCTCGCAGGACGTTCCGGCTATTTCGGAATGAGCTTGGTAACCTTCGTGACGTTGTTGCTATTCCTCGGTGCTACGGGCAAGTCAGCCCAGATTCCTCTCCACGTATGGCTGCCCGATGCGATGGCCGGGCCGACCCCGGTCAGCGCTCTCATCCACGCGGCGACGATGGTGACAGCGGGTATCTACATGGTCACACGTCTTAACTTCCTCTTCTCGATGGCGCCCGCGACCATGTTGACGATTGCAACTGTCGGCGCTGCAACCGCCTTCTTCGCGGCGACCGTAGCCGTCACGCAAAACGACATCAAACGCGTGCTCGCATACTCCACCGTGAGCCAACTCGGCTACATGTTCGCGGCTGCCGGCGTCGGCGCATATGGCGTTGCTATCTTTCACTTGATGACCCACGCGTTCTTCAAAGCGTGTCTTTTTCTCGGCGCAGGCTCCGTCATCCACGCGATGGGTGGCGAGCAAGATATGCGTCAGATGGGCGGCCTGCGCCACAAGCTGCCTATTACCTATTGGACATTCCTCGCGGCGACACTCGCAATTGCCGGCGTCCCGCCCTTCGCCGGCTTCATGTCGAAAGACGGTATTATCTGGAGCGCGTTTGCAGGCGGTCATCCGATAATCTGGGCGCTCCTTCTGATCGGCGCCGGACTCACTGCCTTTTACATGTTTCGTCAGGTCTACATGACATTCTTCGGCGAGTTTCGCGGCACCCACGAACAGCAGCACCATCTTCACGAATCGCCGCCTTCGATGGTCTCGGTTCTCGTAGTCCTCGGTGGCCTGTCGCTGGTGGGTGGCCTCGTAATGCTGCCGCATTTTGTCTCGAACTTCGCACCGCTCCGCGACTTTCTTGCCCCACTTTTCGATTCGCCCCAGACTCGTTTGCTCACAACCGCGCAGTCCCACGAAGATTGGGAAGCCGACTTCGCTCTGCTCTCGCTGTTCGTGGTTGGTTTGGGTTGGCTCCTCGCGGACTTCACATATCGTCAAAAAAAAATCGATCCTCGCATCCTAAGCAATCTTGCGCACGGCGTCGTTTACCGCCTCTCATTCAACAAATACTACATCGATCAAATCTATGACCGCCTCATCGTGCAGCCCTACCTGGTGGCAACCCATGCGATGGCCTGGTTTGATCAGCACATCATCGATGGCGTGGTGAACCTGACAGCGGCATTAGTCGGCCTCGGTGCGTGGCTCTCCGGCCTGTTCGATAACTACATAGTGGACGGTCTCGTCAATCTCGCGGCGAACGCGACGCTCGCCTCAGGCAATCGCCTCCGTCGCCTTCAGACTGGTTCGATCAATGGATATCTCTACGGCATTCTTGCTGGCGTGATGCTCATTCTGCTCGCCCGCGCGATCCAGCGATTTTGA
- a CDS encoding glucose 1-dehydrogenase, with product MGKLNNKIALITGGGSGIGKATALLFAREGAKVAIADWSEEQAKAVAAEIAQGGGSAIVIRTDVSKAADAERMVSETVRQFGSLDIIYNNAGIGESKLLHLMTEEEWDRTLDIDLKGVFLGAKYALPELMKKGGVILSTASVAGMEGIRRMSHYCAAKAGVILLTKSMAMDYAEYGIRVNCICPGGIGTPLFDTGYETLTPERRERALKAFTALHLLNRIGKPEEIAQTALFLCSDDASFITGQAIVVDGGYTAGHRMPSTR from the coding sequence ATGGGCAAGCTGAATAACAAGATCGCATTAATTACCGGGGGCGGCTCGGGGATTGGTAAGGCGACGGCGCTGCTGTTTGCGCGCGAGGGAGCGAAGGTCGCGATCGCCGACTGGTCGGAGGAGCAGGCAAAAGCGGTGGCGGCGGAGATCGCTCAGGGCGGTGGCAGCGCGATCGTGATCAGGACCGATGTGTCGAAGGCGGCCGACGCCGAGCGGATGGTGAGCGAGACCGTGCGCCAGTTTGGAAGCCTGGATATTATCTACAACAACGCCGGGATCGGGGAATCGAAGTTGCTCCATCTGATGACCGAGGAGGAGTGGGATCGCACGCTCGACATTGACTTGAAGGGGGTGTTCCTGGGCGCGAAGTACGCACTGCCCGAGCTGATGAAAAAGGGCGGAGTGATACTGAGTACGGCATCGGTCGCCGGGATGGAGGGGATTCGGCGGATGTCGCATTACTGCGCGGCCAAGGCCGGGGTGATTCTGCTGACCAAGTCGATGGCGATGGATTACGCGGAATATGGAATCCGGGTCAACTGTATCTGTCCCGGCGGGATCGGGACGCCGCTGTTCGATACCGGTTATGAGACGCTGACGCCGGAACGGCGGGAGCGGGCGCTCAAAGCATTTACGGCACTGCATCTGCTCAACCGGATCGGCAAGCCCGAGGAGATTGCGCAGACGGCATTGTTTTTGTGTTCCGACGATGCCTCGTTCATTACGGGACAGGCGATCGTGGTGGATGGCGGCTATACCGCGGGCCATCGAATGCCGAGCACGCGCTAA
- a CDS encoding nuclear transport factor 2 family protein: protein MAKNIAEIVTELADREAIRELPQRYCDCVWQGDVAGLVNLFVDDGVFTIVGNNKETTNKGRAELEKTYKAGLTTLTPRPYIHNHVIELKGNGRASGRCYVEIRDASNKLSWLGTGFYNDEYVKVGDAWKFQSRRAQMVHMEPKMAAGTTGTQEK from the coding sequence ATGGCGAAGAATATCGCAGAGATAGTGACCGAGTTGGCTGATCGCGAGGCGATCCGCGAGTTGCCGCAGCGCTACTGCGACTGCGTCTGGCAGGGCGACGTCGCAGGGCTGGTCAACCTGTTCGTGGACGATGGCGTATTCACGATCGTCGGCAATAATAAGGAGACTACGAACAAGGGACGCGCCGAATTGGAAAAGACCTACAAGGCGGGACTGACGACGCTGACGCCGCGTCCGTACATCCATAACCACGTGATCGAGCTCAAGGGTAACGGGCGGGCGAGCGGGCGCTGCTACGTCGAAATCCGCGACGCGAGCAACAAGCTGAGCTGGCTCGGGACGGGCTTCTACAACGACGAATACGTCAAGGTCGGCGACGCCTGGAAATTTCAGTCACGGCGGGCGCAGATGGTCCACATGGAGCCGAAAATGGCGGCCGGAACGACCGGCACGCAGGAGAAGTGA
- the nuoK gene encoding NADH-quinone oxidoreductase subunit NuoK, whose translation MPPSLTLDHFLVFGLMLFLLGCFCVLTRRNAIGILLGIELILNAANINYVAFAAYGGGGARYDGQVFAIFVIMLAAAEAVIGLAIVLAIYNNLRTIDVGASATLGG comes from the coding sequence ATGCCACCATCGCTGACCCTCGATCACTTCCTCGTGTTCGGCCTAATGCTCTTTCTGCTCGGCTGCTTTTGTGTGCTCACTCGCCGTAATGCGATTGGAATTCTTCTCGGCATCGAGCTGATATTGAATGCCGCCAACATCAATTACGTCGCTTTCGCCGCCTACGGTGGCGGTGGCGCAAGGTACGACGGCCAGGTGTTCGCAATCTTCGTGATTATGCTGGCCGCCGCCGAGGCCGTCATCGGTCTCGCCATAGTTCTGGCTATCTACAATAACCTGAGGACTATCGACGTTGGCGCGTCCGCTACCTTGGGCGGATAA
- a CDS encoding NADH-quinone oxidoreductase subunit N translates to MDLGNLASLRYFYPELLLMAAALMLVLIDLVLRDKSYLGELALVAVALALLVIGLESHSDEAWLFNRMLVYDPFATFFRVLIVLAALVASWMSIGSDEIKSCEQGEYYAVLIASTLGMLLMAESVNLLMAYLALEFVSLTSYVLTGVVRHNRRSQEAALKYLIYGGVASGLMIYGMSWIFGLAGALDFGAINRALLTNGHAPPLTVFIALVLILAGLGYKIASVPFHMWAPDVYEGAPIPITTFLAVGSKAAGFALLTRFFYPAISRVASDGNWQGLRGVEWPQLLLVICAVTMTLGNLAALQQDNLKRLLAYSSIAQAGYALMGFVLLSNDGIRAMLVYLFAYYVMDAGAFVVVLVVRNATGREDLGAYRGLAARGGAAPAIALAIFLLSLTGIPATVGFIGKFYVFAAAVRQRFFILAVIGILNSVVSLYYYMRPVRAMFLEDPEEGAPPFTGDLWNYGLIGALALATIILGLYPPPVIAFADRSVHFFIGRS, encoded by the coding sequence ATGGACCTCGGCAATCTCGCGAGCTTGCGATATTTCTACCCGGAACTATTGCTGATGGCGGCGGCGCTGATGCTGGTGTTGATTGATTTGGTGTTGAGGGACAAGTCCTATCTGGGAGAGCTGGCGCTCGTCGCCGTCGCCTTGGCCCTGTTAGTCATCGGTCTCGAATCGCATTCCGACGAGGCGTGGCTGTTCAATCGAATGCTGGTGTATGACCCGTTCGCGACATTTTTCCGTGTCCTGATCGTGCTCGCCGCACTGGTCGCGAGCTGGATGTCGATCGGCTCGGATGAGATCAAGAGCTGTGAGCAGGGAGAATACTATGCAGTACTGATTGCGAGTACTCTGGGTATGCTCCTGATGGCCGAATCGGTCAACTTGTTGATGGCGTATCTCGCGCTTGAGTTCGTGAGCTTGACGTCGTACGTGCTGACCGGGGTCGTGCGGCATAACCGGCGCTCGCAGGAAGCGGCGCTCAAATATCTGATTTACGGCGGCGTCGCGTCGGGTCTGATGATCTATGGCATGAGTTGGATCTTTGGCTTGGCCGGCGCGCTCGATTTCGGTGCAATCAATCGCGCGCTGCTCACTAATGGGCACGCTCCGCCGCTGACGGTATTCATTGCCCTGGTGCTGATCTTGGCCGGGCTCGGCTACAAGATCGCGTCCGTGCCTTTTCATATGTGGGCGCCCGACGTCTATGAGGGCGCGCCGATTCCGATTACGACCTTTCTCGCCGTGGGCTCGAAAGCCGCGGGCTTCGCCTTGCTCACGCGGTTTTTCTATCCGGCGATTTCGCGTGTTGCTTCGGATGGGAATTGGCAGGGGCTGCGCGGCGTCGAGTGGCCGCAACTGCTGCTGGTCATCTGCGCCGTGACGATGACCCTGGGAAATCTCGCGGCGCTGCAACAGGACAATCTGAAGCGGCTGCTGGCATATTCGAGTATCGCGCAGGCGGGCTACGCGCTGATGGGTTTTGTGCTGCTGTCGAACGATGGCATCCGCGCGATGCTGGTCTATCTTTTTGCCTATTACGTAATGGACGCGGGCGCGTTCGTCGTGGTGCTGGTAGTTCGGAATGCGACTGGGCGCGAGGATCTGGGCGCTTATCGCGGGCTGGCGGCGCGGGGCGGAGCGGCGCCGGCGATCGCGCTGGCAATTTTTTTGCTGTCGCTGACCGGGATTCCGGCGACGGTGGGCTTTATCGGCAAGTTCTACGTTTTTGCCGCGGCGGTGCGCCAGCGTTTCTTCATCCTGGCGGTAATCGGGATTCTGAATTCCGTGGTGTCGCTCTACTATTACATGCGGCCGGTGCGGGCGATGTTTCTCGAGGATCCGGAAGAGGGCGCGCCCCCCTTCACCGGGGATCTGTGGAATTACGGTTTGATCGGGGCGCTGGCGTTGGCGACCATCATTCTGGGGCTTTACCCACCGCCGGTGATTGCCTTCGCGGACCGCTCGGTGCATTTTTTCATCGGCCGCTCCTGA
- a CDS encoding NADH-quinone oxidoreductase subunit M gives MELKHPLTLITFVPLAGMVLILLCPDSAKPIYKWIAAVATAPQLLIAGWLYEHFNTVTTSMQFVERHAWIDAYHINYFVGIDGVSISMVLLTALICFISVFVSFGIDRAEKGYYALLLMLDTGMMGVFVSLDFFLFYIFWEVMLLPMYFLIGVWGGPRRLYAAIKFFLYTLLGSVLILLVMLGLYYYAPNPTFDMTQLAAQSGSYSMSFQRICWVALFLGFAIKIPAFPFHTWLPDAHVEAPTAISVILAGILLKMGTYGILRVNFPIFPAASHDLAWLFLGVIGTINIVYGAMCAMAQTDYKKLIAYSSISHMGYVMLGMASFTAVGINGAVLQMFNHGTITAMLFILVGVIYDRTHHREIDGFGGLAYQMPLYTGITGFAFFAGMGLPGLSAFISEVLVLLGSWQTHPIMTVFGAGTAILTAGYLLWCFQRIYLGPLNEKYNRLPDLSAREVFTLAPLAVIVLVLGVYPHALLMLLQTSLDHLNQIVAGAATGFTLAFH, from the coding sequence ATGGAGCTGAAGCATCCGCTAACCCTCATCACCTTCGTGCCCTTGGCGGGCATGGTGTTGATTCTACTCTGCCCGGACTCGGCTAAGCCTATCTACAAGTGGATCGCGGCTGTCGCCACCGCCCCGCAATTGCTGATTGCCGGATGGCTCTACGAACACTTCAACACAGTCACTACCTCGATGCAGTTCGTCGAGCGGCACGCTTGGATCGACGCCTACCATATTAACTACTTCGTCGGTATCGACGGCGTCAGCATCTCGATGGTCCTGCTGACGGCATTGATCTGTTTCATCTCAGTCTTTGTGAGCTTCGGTATCGATCGCGCCGAGAAAGGCTACTACGCGCTGCTGCTGATGCTCGACACCGGCATGATGGGCGTCTTCGTTTCGCTGGACTTCTTCCTGTTTTACATCTTCTGGGAGGTGATGCTGCTGCCGATGTATTTTCTCATCGGCGTGTGGGGCGGACCACGGCGCTTATACGCGGCTATAAAGTTCTTTCTCTATACGCTGCTCGGCTCGGTACTGATTTTGCTGGTCATGCTCGGATTATATTATTACGCCCCGAATCCGACTTTTGACATGACACAGTTGGCGGCGCAGTCGGGTAGCTACTCGATGAGTTTTCAACGAATTTGCTGGGTCGCTCTATTCCTCGGATTCGCGATCAAGATTCCGGCTTTCCCGTTTCACACCTGGCTGCCCGACGCACATGTCGAAGCGCCGACCGCGATTAGCGTCATTCTGGCGGGCATCTTGCTCAAAATGGGTACCTACGGAATCTTGCGGGTAAACTTCCCGATCTTCCCGGCCGCGAGCCACGACCTGGCGTGGCTGTTTTTAGGCGTCATCGGCACGATCAATATCGTATACGGCGCTATGTGCGCCATGGCGCAGACTGACTATAAAAAGCTGATCGCATATTCTTCGATTAGTCACATGGGCTACGTGATGCTCGGGATGGCGTCGTTCACTGCCGTCGGAATCAATGGCGCCGTGCTGCAGATGTTTAATCACGGAACAATCACGGCCATGCTGTTCATTCTGGTCGGCGTTATTTACGACCGTACGCACCATCGTGAGATCGACGGGTTCGGCGGACTGGCTTATCAGATGCCGCTATACACTGGAATAACCGGTTTCGCTTTTTTTGCCGGCATGGGACTGCCCGGGCTTTCAGCATTCATATCGGAGGTGCTGGTTTTGCTGGGTTCCTGGCAGACGCATCCGATAATGACCGTGTTTGGCGCCGGCACCGCGATCCTGACGGCAGGCTACCTTCTGTGGTGCTTTCAGCGCATCTACCTGGGCCCACTTAACGAGAAGTATAATCGGTTGCCCGACTTAAGTGCACGCGAAGTGTTTACACTCGCGCCCCTTGCGGTCATCGTACTAGTACTGGGAGTATACCCGCACGCGCTGCTGATGCTTTTGCAAACTTCTTTGGATCACCTCAATCAGATTGTGGCTGGCGCGGCAACTGGGTTTACGCTCGCGTTCCACTGA
- a CDS encoding carbon-nitrogen hydrolase — protein MMDAGQVTIALIQMSCEREPQHNLDKAAARIEEAAARGANVVCLQELYRSRYPCQSEENANFDLAEPIPGPSSETLGRVAAARHVSIIAPIFERRAAGVYHNSAIVLDDQGRVAGHYRKMHIPDDPGYYEKFYFTPGDLDFTAHPTSAANLGILICWDQWFPEAARLTAMAGAQILSYPTAIGWTPEMPAPLRHKMYSAWETIQRSHAIANGVFVAAVNRVGVEGELTFWGGSFVCDPFGEVLVRASHTDEEILIVSCDLNAIEETRRNWPFLRDRRIDAYSDLTRRMRG, from the coding sequence ATGATGGACGCGGGACAGGTCACAATCGCGCTGATCCAGATGAGTTGCGAGCGCGAGCCGCAGCACAATCTGGACAAGGCCGCGGCGCGGATCGAGGAAGCAGCCGCGCGCGGCGCGAATGTCGTCTGCCTGCAAGAGCTTTATCGCTCGCGGTATCCGTGCCAGAGCGAAGAGAACGCCAACTTCGATCTAGCCGAGCCAATTCCGGGGCCGAGCAGCGAAACCCTCGGGCGGGTTGCGGCGGCGCGCCACGTCTCGATTATCGCGCCGATCTTCGAGCGCCGCGCCGCGGGCGTCTATCACAATTCCGCGATTGTGCTTGACGATCAGGGCCGCGTCGCCGGGCATTATCGCAAGATGCACATCCCGGACGATCCGGGATATTACGAAAAGTTTTATTTCACGCCTGGCGATCTTGATTTCACCGCGCATCCAACTAGTGCAGCCAATCTCGGCATACTCATCTGCTGGGATCAATGGTTCCCTGAAGCGGCGCGGCTGACCGCGATGGCCGGGGCGCAGATCCTCTCGTATCCGACCGCGATCGGCTGGACGCCCGAGATGCCCGCGCCGCTGCGCCACAAAATGTATTCGGCGTGGGAGACGATCCAGCGTTCGCACGCGATCGCCAACGGCGTCTTCGTCGCCGCGGTGAATCGCGTCGGCGTGGAAGGCGAATTAACCTTCTGGGGCGGTTCATTCGTCTGCGACCCATTCGGCGAAGTACTCGTCCGGGCCAGTCATACCGATGAGGAAATTCTGATCGTGAGCTGCGACCTGAACGCCATCGAGGAGACGCGCCGCAACTGGCCCTTTCTGCGTGATCGCCGGATCGACGCCTACTCTGATCTGACACGGCGCATGCGCGGCTGA
- a CDS encoding nuclear transport factor 2 family protein — protein sequence MAKSIEQMAGELADREAIRELPLKYCDCVWRNDMSGIVDLFAVDGEFITKGQKREHRASGREGLAKLYGGITQGPLTPRPYIHNHVIDLAGSGRATGRCYVELRNLKKDMEWVGAGWYADEYVKVGEEWKFKSRTFRTVYMSVMPGQ from the coding sequence ATGGCGAAGAGTATCGAGCAGATGGCGGGCGAGCTGGCCGATCGCGAGGCGATTCGCGAGCTGCCGCTCAAGTATTGCGACTGCGTGTGGCGCAACGACATGAGCGGGATTGTCGACTTGTTCGCGGTCGACGGCGAGTTCATCACCAAGGGCCAAAAGCGGGAGCATCGCGCGAGCGGCCGCGAGGGGCTGGCGAAGCTCTACGGCGGAATCACGCAGGGTCCGCTGACGCCGCGTCCCTATATCCATAATCACGTGATCGATCTCGCCGGTAGTGGACGGGCGACGGGCCGCTGCTACGTCGAGTTGCGCAACCTGAAGAAAGATATGGAATGGGTTGGGGCGGGGTGGTACGCGGACGAGTACGTCAAGGTCGGCGAGGAGTGGAAGTTCAAGTCGCGGACGTTCCGGACGGTGTATATGTCGGTGATGCCGGGGCAGTAG